The following proteins are encoded in a genomic region of Zea mays cultivar B73 chromosome 9, Zm-B73-REFERENCE-NAM-5.0, whole genome shotgun sequence:
- the LOC100193134 gene encoding uncharacterized isoform X2, with the protein MGFWRQSACMVESRKVLAQPFILQSQLYSSVKDRTQVDRDLESFKKDKVLRIFKLSSGQDDHAIMFMDDYLKQVSFAIKRSGGKDQDGSEVFEWFERYVVPSKLDVSITQLELCSLLSQGGDVTDKHITLLMNAGLLTRQLIDPNIYWFSIPRIGPILKGLSQGRNEILSLLNRRKYKEMPLSSLENTKLRLSPLDTRFLLRDLIGSGHIKTVQTPTGLLARVSRD; encoded by the exons ATGGGATTTTGGCGACAGAGTGCTTGCATGGTAGAGAGCAGGAAG GTTTTGGCGCAGCCATTCATTTTGCAGTCACAATTGTATAGCAGTGTGAAGGATAGAACACAAGTTGACAGAGACTTGGAG TCATTTAAGAAAGACAAAGTGTTACGGATATTCAAACTTAGTTCTGGGCAAGATGATCATGCAATCATGTTCATGGATGATTATTTGAAACAG GTCTCTTTTGCTATTAAACGGTCAGGGGGTAAAGACCAAGATGGTAGTGAAGTATTTGAGTGGTTTGAGAGATATGTGGTCCCTTCAAAACTGGATGTTAGCATAACTCAACTAGAGCTG TGCTCACTGTTATCACAGGGTGGTGATGTAACAGACAAACATATCACACTATTGATGAATGCTGGTCTCTTA ACTCGTCAACTTATTGATCCAAATATTTACTGGTTTTCTATTCCAAGAATTGGCCCCATATTGAAAGGCCTATCCCAG GGCAGGAATGAAATTCTTTCGCTGTTGAACCGTAGAAAGTACAAGGAGATGCCGCTTTCTTCACTGGAGAATACAAAGTTAAGATTATCACCTCTTGATACGCGGTTCCTCCTTCGCGATTTGATTGGATCTGGGCACATAAAAACAGTTCAAACGCCCACTGGTTTGCTCGCTCGCGTATCAAGGGATTAA
- the LOC100193134 gene encoding uncharacterized isoform X1 yields MTEPSSSYSLPSKKRQRSPDDNEHSLDRGRICLSLDDNLTFNDTMIALQLMRTQFPKLDKVLAQPFILQSQLYSSVKDRTQVDRDLESFKKDKVLRIFKLSSGQDDHAIMFMDDYLKQVSFAIKRSGGKDQDGSEVFEWFERYVVPSKLDVSITQLELCSLLSQGGDVTDKHITLLMNAGLLTRQLIDPNIYWFSIPRIGPILKGLSQGRNEILSLLNRRKYKEMPLSSLENTKLRLSPLDTRFLLRDLIGSGHIKTVQTPTGLLARVSRD; encoded by the exons ATGACAGAACCATCATCATCATATTCATTGCCCTCTAAAAAGCGACAACGCTCTCCTGATGATAATGAACATTCACTAGACAGAGGTCGAATTTGTTTAAGCCTTG ATGATAATCTTACGTTCAATGATACCATGATAGCACTTCAATTGATGCGCACACAGTTTCCAAAGCTGGATAAG GTTTTGGCGCAGCCATTCATTTTGCAGTCACAATTGTATAGCAGTGTGAAGGATAGAACACAAGTTGACAGAGACTTGGAG TCATTTAAGAAAGACAAAGTGTTACGGATATTCAAACTTAGTTCTGGGCAAGATGATCATGCAATCATGTTCATGGATGATTATTTGAAACAG GTCTCTTTTGCTATTAAACGGTCAGGGGGTAAAGACCAAGATGGTAGTGAAGTATTTGAGTGGTTTGAGAGATATGTGGTCCCTTCAAAACTGGATGTTAGCATAACTCAACTAGAGCTG TGCTCACTGTTATCACAGGGTGGTGATGTAACAGACAAACATATCACACTATTGATGAATGCTGGTCTCTTA ACTCGTCAACTTATTGATCCAAATATTTACTGGTTTTCTATTCCAAGAATTGGCCCCATATTGAAAGGCCTATCCCAG GGCAGGAATGAAATTCTTTCGCTGTTGAACCGTAGAAAGTACAAGGAGATGCCGCTTTCTTCACTGGAGAATACAAAGTTAAGATTATCACCTCTTGATACGCGGTTCCTCCTTCGCGATTTGATTGGATCTGGGCACATAAAAACAGTTCAAACGCCCACTGGTTTGCTCGCTCGCGTATCAAGGGATTAA
- the LOC100193134 gene encoding uncharacterized isoform X3, whose amino-acid sequence MTEPSSSYSLPSKKRQRSPDDNEHSLDRGRICLSLDDNLTFNDTMIALQLMRTQFPKLDKVLAQPFILQSQLYSSVKDRTQVDRDLESFKKDKVLRIFKLSSGQDDHAIMFMDDYLKQVSFAIKRSGGKDQDGSEVFEWFERYVVPSKLDVSITQLELCSLLSQGGDVTDKHITLLMNAGLLTRQLIDPNIYWFSIPRIGPILKGLSQE is encoded by the exons ATGACAGAACCATCATCATCATATTCATTGCCCTCTAAAAAGCGACAACGCTCTCCTGATGATAATGAACATTCACTAGACAGAGGTCGAATTTGTTTAAGCCTTG ATGATAATCTTACGTTCAATGATACCATGATAGCACTTCAATTGATGCGCACACAGTTTCCAAAGCTGGATAAG GTTTTGGCGCAGCCATTCATTTTGCAGTCACAATTGTATAGCAGTGTGAAGGATAGAACACAAGTTGACAGAGACTTGGAG TCATTTAAGAAAGACAAAGTGTTACGGATATTCAAACTTAGTTCTGGGCAAGATGATCATGCAATCATGTTCATGGATGATTATTTGAAACAG GTCTCTTTTGCTATTAAACGGTCAGGGGGTAAAGACCAAGATGGTAGTGAAGTATTTGAGTGGTTTGAGAGATATGTGGTCCCTTCAAAACTGGATGTTAGCATAACTCAACTAGAGCTG TGCTCACTGTTATCACAGGGTGGTGATGTAACAGACAAACATATCACACTATTGATGAATGCTGGTCTCTTA ACTCGTCAACTTATTGATCCAAATATTTACTGGTTTTCTATTCCAAGAATTGGCCCCATATTGAAAGGCCTATCCCAG GAATGA